The following proteins are encoded in a genomic region of Sorangiineae bacterium MSr12523:
- the nadA gene encoding quinolinate synthase NadA, translated as MTSPAPIDPSLDLEEEVARLKKERNAILLAHYYQDSDIQDVADVIGDSLQLSQAAAKTDADVICFAGVHFMAETAKILNPDKIVVLPDLDAGCSLADGCPPDKFAAWKAQYPDSVVVSYINCSAEVKALSDYIVTSSNAEKIVDHIPADKTILFAPDRNLGAYLEKKLGRNMVLWQGSCIVHETFSERKLIALKTRHPEARVLAHPECEPTILKMADYIGSTTGILKHAIAAPQKEFIVATEAGILHQMQKAAPEKSFIPAPPVANCACNECPFMKRNTLEKVYLALRDLQPRLELPAHLLTAARTPIDRMLALS; from the coding sequence ATGACGTCCCCCGCGCCCATCGATCCTTCCCTCGATTTGGAAGAGGAAGTTGCGCGTCTGAAGAAGGAGCGCAACGCCATCCTTCTCGCGCACTATTACCAGGACTCCGATATTCAAGACGTCGCCGACGTCATCGGCGATTCGCTCCAGCTTTCCCAGGCCGCCGCCAAGACCGACGCCGATGTCATCTGCTTTGCCGGCGTGCACTTCATGGCCGAGACCGCGAAGATCCTGAACCCGGACAAGATTGTCGTATTGCCGGATCTCGACGCCGGTTGTTCGCTGGCCGATGGCTGCCCGCCCGACAAGTTCGCCGCGTGGAAGGCGCAGTACCCGGACTCGGTGGTTGTAAGCTACATCAATTGCTCGGCCGAGGTGAAAGCCCTCTCCGATTACATCGTCACGTCGTCCAACGCCGAGAAGATCGTCGACCACATCCCCGCGGACAAGACGATCCTCTTCGCCCCGGATCGCAACCTCGGTGCGTACCTGGAGAAGAAGCTCGGGCGCAACATGGTTCTTTGGCAGGGCAGCTGCATCGTCCACGAGACGTTCAGCGAGCGAAAGCTCATCGCGCTGAAGACGCGCCACCCGGAGGCCCGCGTGCTCGCCCACCCCGAGTGCGAGCCCACGATTCTCAAGATGGCCGACTACATCGGCTCGACCACCGGCATCCTGAAGCACGCCATCGCCGCCCCGCAAAAGGAATTCATCGTCGCCACCGAAGCGGGCATCCTGCATCAAATGCAAAAGGCCGCGCCCGAGAAGTCCTTCATCCCCGCACCCCCCGTAGCCAATTGCGCCTGCAACGAGTGCCCCTTCATGAAGCGCAACACGTTGGAAAAAGTCTACTTGGCCCTGCGCGACCTCCAACCGCGGCTGGAACTACCGGCGCATTTGCTGACGGCCGCACGCACGCCGATCGATCGCATGCTCGCTCTGAGTTGA
- a CDS encoding CusA/CzcA family heavy metal efflux RND transporter: MKALIAWAAANPLVVGLITVIGIVSGGVAFTHMPIDAVPDVTNIQVQVVTRVPALSATEVELQITQPLERTMAGVPGLKEMRSITKLGISILTLVFRDDVDVYFARALVNERLSSIRAVIPEDIGRPELGPIATGLGEIYMFELRTEHEDARAEEELRTIVEWQIAPRLRQVRGVIDVVGFGGSVKQYQVTLDPARLAAQNVSIEDVRRALERDNALAGGGYIEHAGEQIVLRGDARFRGLEDIASSVIRSDEHNVPIRVGMVGNVDTGPALRQGAMTRDGRGEVVGASVWMLKGENSREVVQRVKEALEEIKPRLPKGVYIDPYYDRAEFIDRVLKTVMSNLAEGATLVVVCLLLTLGSIRAGLLVAGAIPFAMLMAFIGLTAMGLGGNVMSLGAVDFGIVVEGAVVVVEHVMTHLGSPEDRLRRRHAMIHSMQEVARPVIFSVIIVTLVFLPLVTLEDVEGKMFRPVVYSLVFMLLGALFYALVIVPAIAPALFRSVPEPSEPWLARKLSKVYAPAVEFAVHRPLITTGAAFAVGIVMLGFGSTLGAEFLPKIFEGSFAIDARRPPSVSLTQAIDLGAETERSLKDIPEVKTIVNRIGRPEGAVDPAGPESSDLFVILKPQKEWRHGVKPEDLVEEMSKRLNAHVPATIHAFSMPIDMRVNDLIAGVKSDLAIKIFGYDLEEMRKTADQVRRTISQVPGAADVKMEIPTGLPSIKVKLARDRAARLGVPPRSVLDAVTMTRAGENIAEVREGERVFDLNLRIGGNNIQNEYDLARLPVYTERGSLVPMSLVADIEQESTVVQISREQMKRRLVVEANIRGRDLVGFVNEAQAKVDQLKIPQGIELTWGGQFQNFNRAKTRLSLLVPVALGVIALMLVMAFKSVKYMLVTVLNLPFAIAGGAISLVGRGLPFSIPAGVGFIALSGVSVMTGVVMTTNLLAQSNELPPEERVKNAAMMSLRPIASTALVAAIGFVPMAIATGPGAEVQRPLATVVIGGLIAAAILSLPALPAMLLWVVRRETPRVDEEEGRRHAPLD; encoded by the coding sequence ATGAAAGCCCTCATCGCTTGGGCGGCGGCCAATCCTTTGGTCGTCGGCCTCATCACCGTGATCGGAATCGTGTCGGGCGGTGTCGCCTTCACACATATGCCGATCGACGCCGTCCCCGATGTGACGAACATCCAGGTGCAGGTCGTGACGCGCGTCCCCGCGCTGTCGGCCACCGAGGTGGAGCTCCAGATCACGCAGCCCCTCGAGCGCACCATGGCGGGTGTGCCGGGCCTCAAGGAGATGCGCAGCATCACGAAGCTCGGCATCAGCATTCTGACCTTGGTCTTTCGCGACGATGTGGACGTGTATTTCGCGCGCGCCTTGGTCAACGAGCGACTCAGTTCGATCCGAGCGGTCATCCCAGAGGACATAGGCCGCCCCGAACTGGGGCCGATTGCCACCGGTCTCGGTGAAATCTACATGTTCGAGCTCCGCACGGAGCACGAAGACGCGCGCGCCGAAGAGGAGCTGCGCACCATCGTGGAGTGGCAGATCGCTCCGCGGCTGCGCCAGGTTCGCGGCGTCATCGACGTGGTCGGCTTCGGCGGCTCGGTGAAGCAGTACCAGGTCACCCTCGATCCCGCGCGCTTGGCCGCGCAGAACGTCTCCATCGAGGACGTGCGCCGCGCGCTCGAACGCGACAACGCCCTCGCGGGCGGCGGTTACATCGAGCACGCGGGCGAGCAGATCGTTTTGCGCGGTGATGCACGCTTCCGCGGCCTCGAGGACATCGCGAGCAGCGTCATCCGCTCCGACGAGCACAACGTGCCCATCCGCGTGGGCATGGTCGGCAACGTCGACACGGGCCCGGCCCTGCGGCAGGGCGCGATGACCCGCGACGGTCGCGGCGAGGTGGTCGGCGCCAGCGTGTGGATGCTCAAAGGCGAAAACAGCCGCGAGGTCGTTCAGCGCGTGAAAGAAGCGCTGGAGGAGATCAAACCGCGGTTGCCCAAGGGCGTCTACATCGACCCGTACTACGATCGCGCGGAGTTCATCGACCGCGTGCTCAAGACGGTCATGTCGAACCTCGCGGAGGGCGCCACGCTCGTCGTGGTCTGCTTGCTGCTCACCCTGGGCAGCATCCGCGCGGGCTTGCTCGTGGCCGGCGCCATTCCCTTCGCCATGCTGATGGCCTTCATCGGCCTCACGGCGATGGGGCTGGGCGGCAACGTCATGTCGCTCGGCGCGGTCGACTTCGGCATCGTCGTCGAAGGCGCCGTCGTCGTGGTCGAGCACGTGATGACCCACCTCGGCTCGCCCGAGGACCGATTGCGACGGCGGCACGCGATGATCCACTCGATGCAGGAGGTCGCGCGGCCCGTGATCTTCAGCGTCATCATCGTGACCTTGGTGTTCCTCCCGCTGGTCACCTTGGAGGACGTCGAGGGCAAGATGTTCCGCCCCGTCGTTTACTCGCTGGTGTTCATGCTCTTGGGCGCGCTCTTCTACGCGTTGGTCATCGTCCCGGCCATCGCCCCGGCGCTGTTCCGCAGCGTACCGGAGCCCTCGGAGCCGTGGCTCGCGCGCAAGCTGTCCAAGGTCTACGCACCCGCGGTGGAATTCGCGGTGCATCGGCCGCTCATCACCACCGGTGCCGCCTTCGCGGTGGGCATCGTCATGCTGGGCTTCGGCAGCACCTTGGGCGCGGAGTTCTTGCCGAAGATCTTCGAGGGCTCGTTCGCCATCGACGCACGCCGGCCACCCAGCGTTTCGCTCACGCAGGCGATCGACTTGGGCGCGGAAACCGAGCGCAGTCTGAAGGACATTCCCGAGGTGAAGACCATCGTCAACCGCATCGGGCGTCCCGAGGGAGCCGTCGATCCGGCCGGCCCCGAGTCGAGTGACCTCTTCGTCATTCTCAAGCCGCAGAAGGAATGGCGCCATGGCGTGAAGCCCGAGGACCTCGTCGAAGAGATGTCCAAGCGGCTGAACGCACACGTCCCCGCCACGATCCACGCGTTCAGCATGCCCATCGACATGCGCGTCAACGATTTGATCGCCGGCGTGAAGAGCGACTTGGCCATCAAGATCTTCGGCTACGATCTGGAGGAAATGCGCAAGACGGCGGACCAAGTTCGCCGCACCATTTCGCAGGTCCCGGGCGCGGCCGACGTGAAGATGGAGATCCCCACGGGTCTGCCGTCGATCAAGGTCAAGCTCGCGCGCGATCGCGCGGCACGCCTCGGTGTGCCACCGCGCTCGGTGCTCGATGCGGTGACCATGACCCGCGCCGGCGAGAACATCGCGGAGGTGCGCGAGGGTGAGCGCGTGTTCGATTTGAACCTGCGCATCGGCGGCAACAACATTCAAAACGAGTACGATCTGGCGCGCCTTCCGGTTTACACCGAGCGCGGTTCGCTGGTTCCGATGTCGCTGGTGGCGGACATCGAGCAAGAATCGACGGTCGTGCAGATCAGCCGCGAGCAGATGAAGCGCCGTCTGGTCGTGGAGGCCAACATCCGCGGGCGCGACCTCGTCGGGTTCGTGAACGAGGCGCAGGCCAAGGTGGACCAGCTGAAGATCCCGCAGGGCATCGAGCTGACCTGGGGCGGCCAGTTCCAGAACTTCAACCGCGCCAAGACGCGGCTGTCGCTTCTGGTCCCGGTGGCACTCGGCGTCATTGCCTTGATGCTGGTGATGGCCTTCAAGTCGGTGAAGTACATGCTCGTCACCGTGCTCAATCTGCCGTTCGCCATCGCGGGCGGTGCGATTTCGCTGGTGGGGCGAGGGCTTCCGTTCAGCATTCCTGCGGGCGTCGGCTTCATCGCACTCTCGGGTGTGTCCGTCATGACGGGCGTGGTCATGACCACCAACTTGCTCGCGCAATCGAACGAGCTACCGCCCGAGGAACGCGTCAAAAACGCGGCCATGATGTCCCTGCGCCCCATCGCCAGCACGGCACTGGTGGCCGCCATCGGCTTCGTGCCCATGGCGATCGCAACCGGTCCCGGCGCCGAGGTGCAGCGCCCCCTGGCCACGGTGGTCATCGGCGGTCTGATCGCCGCCGCGATTCTATCGCTGCCGGCGCTGCCCGCGATGCTCCTCTGGGTCGTGCGCCGCGAAACCCCGCGGGTCGACGAGGAAGAGGGGCGCCGGCACGCGCCCCTGGATTGA
- a CDS encoding efflux RND transporter periplasmic adaptor subunit encodes MRSRNKWTVLFASVTCAAGLVVGAAGCGKSAASEKTQTTAATTPQGPRTVKLEIESLKRLGVRVEALGANAPSRTLRVPGTLDYNFDHYAEIGVPLEGRVATVNVRAGDAVKKGKVLGTVVIPSIASAQAEFLSAQANATAAAKNRQREAELLQRQLTTAREAEVARSEADQAQANLAAAEARLRALRVGVPQNENVVAGAGTLSLTSPIDGVVVARKVNLGAFIQPADKAFVVADLRELWATLDVHESDVSYLKIGAEVELSIDAHPGQVFKGKITLLDPQVGGATRSVRARVSVPNPDGQLKPGLFLRAQIQIPADAAGHMMIAGGAVQPLGEEDVVFVEREPGTFEIRPVKVGRRTVDLVEILEGVNSGERVAVDGAFLLRGEASKQ; translated from the coding sequence GAGAAGACGCAAACCACCGCCGCGACCACCCCCCAGGGACCGCGCACGGTAAAGTTGGAGATCGAGTCGCTCAAGCGGCTCGGCGTGCGCGTGGAGGCGCTCGGCGCGAATGCACCGAGCCGCACGCTGCGTGTGCCCGGTACGCTGGACTACAACTTCGATCACTACGCCGAAATCGGCGTGCCGCTCGAAGGCCGCGTCGCCACGGTCAACGTGCGCGCGGGCGACGCCGTGAAGAAGGGCAAAGTGCTCGGCACGGTGGTGATTCCCTCCATCGCATCGGCCCAGGCCGAGTTTCTCTCGGCGCAAGCCAACGCCACGGCGGCGGCGAAGAACCGGCAACGCGAGGCCGAGCTTCTGCAGCGGCAATTGACCACCGCCCGCGAGGCGGAGGTTGCGCGCAGCGAGGCCGATCAAGCGCAGGCCAACCTGGCCGCGGCGGAGGCGCGACTGCGCGCCCTTCGCGTCGGCGTGCCGCAGAACGAGAACGTGGTGGCCGGCGCAGGAACGCTGTCCTTGACCTCACCCATCGATGGCGTGGTGGTGGCCCGAAAGGTCAACCTCGGCGCGTTCATCCAGCCTGCCGACAAGGCCTTCGTCGTGGCCGATCTGCGCGAGCTTTGGGCGACGCTCGACGTGCACGAATCCGACGTGTCGTATCTGAAGATCGGCGCCGAGGTCGAGCTGTCCATCGACGCGCACCCGGGACAGGTCTTCAAAGGCAAGATCACCCTGCTCGATCCGCAGGTCGGCGGTGCAACCCGCTCCGTGCGCGCGCGCGTTTCGGTGCCCAATCCCGATGGGCAACTCAAGCCGGGACTCTTTTTGCGCGCGCAGATTCAGATCCCCGCCGACGCGGCGGGGCATATGATGATCGCAGGCGGCGCGGTGCAGCCGCTCGGTGAAGAGGACGTCGTCTTCGTCGAGCGCGAGCCGGGCACGTTCGAGATTCGCCCCGTCAAGGTCGGCCGGCGCACGGTCGATTTGGTGGAAATCCTCGAGGGGGTCAATTCGGGAGAGCGCGTCGCCGTCGATGGGGCGTTTCTGCTCCGCGGCGAGGCATCGAAGCAATGA